Proteins found in one Halobaculum sp. MBLA0147 genomic segment:
- the sepF gene encoding cell division protein SepF, with the protein MGIMSKILGGDDGRTAGDYVELDTEDFETQAGAAAMQVHIAELSDQTDLIDVKDAIYDGDFVIADITRHSTSDGTTEHLIDELRQVTKEVDGDIVRKGDDQLIVAPTGVSIARTKLNDQP; encoded by the coding sequence ATGGGGATCATGAGCAAGATTCTCGGCGGCGACGACGGGCGGACCGCCGGGGACTACGTGGAACTCGACACGGAGGACTTCGAGACACAGGCGGGGGCGGCGGCGATGCAGGTCCACATCGCGGAGTTGAGCGACCAGACGGACCTGATCGACGTGAAAGACGCCATCTACGACGGCGACTTCGTCATCGCGGACATCACGCGCCACTCCACCAGCGACGGGACGACGGAACACCTGATCGACGAACTCCGGCAGGTCACCAAGGAGGTCGACGGCGACATCGTCCGGAAGGGTGACGACCAGTTGATCGTCGCCCCCACCGGCGTCAGTATCGCCCGTACGAAGCTCAACGACCAGCCCTGA
- a CDS encoding YigZ family protein, with amino-acid sequence MESYRTVAERATAEFVVQGSEFLGHVAPAADPAAAEAFVAEVRAEYDDATHNVPAYRVPATTSGSSPDAGGESDGDATGGSGGDAAGGSGADAVGGAGPEADDDAGGGIGRTPTGDGMVREYASDDGEPSGSAGDPALNVLQQRDLRNLVCVVTRYYGGTNLGVGGLARAYSRAVKEAVDAAGVVERVPHERFRVTVGYDDSGDVRSLLESLASDGVDFEATYDERVAFDVRVPVDEAAAVRDRLQSATSGRADVDG; translated from the coding sequence ATGGAGTCGTACCGGACCGTCGCGGAGCGCGCCACCGCGGAGTTCGTCGTCCAGGGGTCGGAGTTCCTCGGTCACGTCGCTCCGGCAGCCGATCCGGCGGCCGCGGAGGCGTTCGTCGCCGAGGTGCGCGCGGAGTACGACGACGCGACCCACAACGTCCCCGCCTACCGCGTCCCCGCGACGACCAGTGGTTCGAGTCCCGACGCGGGCGGCGAGTCGGACGGGGATGCGACGGGTGGCTCGGGTGGCGACGCGGCCGGTGGCTCCGGTGCCGACGCGGTCGGAGGCGCCGGTCCGGAGGCGGACGACGACGCGGGCGGCGGGATCGGCCGGACGCCGACCGGCGACGGGATGGTCCGGGAGTACGCGAGCGACGACGGGGAGCCGTCGGGGTCGGCGGGCGACCCGGCGTTGAACGTACTCCAGCAGCGCGACCTCCGGAACCTCGTCTGTGTCGTGACGCGGTACTACGGCGGGACGAACCTCGGTGTCGGCGGGCTGGCCCGCGCCTACTCTCGGGCGGTGAAGGAGGCGGTCGACGCGGCCGGCGTCGTCGAGCGTGTCCCCCACGAGCGGTTCCGCGTCACCGTCGGGTACGACGACTCCGGGGACGTCCGCAGTCTCTTGGAGAGTCTGGCGAGTGACGGCGTGGACTTCGAGGCCACGTACGACGAGCGCGTCGCCTTCGACGTGCGCGTGCCGGTCGACGAGGCCGCCGCCGTCCGCGATCGTCTCCAGTCTGCCACCTCCGGGCGGGCGGACGTCGACGGGTGA